Part of the Amphiura filiformis chromosome 9, Afil_fr2py, whole genome shotgun sequence genome is shown below.
ATTTTAATTTCCTTTGGGGTTCAGAAAGAGAAAgggttaaaagaaaaacaataacaggTTATATGGAATACGGTGGTTTGAAGATGATAAACTTAGAGCATCAAATAGCTgctttgaaaatgaaatggattGCTAGAATTTTAGATGGAAATAACAATAATGCTATATGGAAGAAAATATCACAACATTGGTTCAAACAGTTTGGTGGCTTGTCTTTAATACTCGAGCTTAATTGTAATGCAAAAGACATAAAAGAAATCGTGTATGACAAAATGCCTCTGTTCTTTAAAGAGGTTTTAAAAGCTTGGTATACACTGTAAAACAGAAAAAggaaaaacatttctgtaaacaatAATACTGTATTATGGAGCAATACAAATATAagacataaaaataaatttcaaagtttaggggcctgagctttcgatcctagcaggatctttatcataggcaaagtgacaagacaacacacaaacatgcatatatatagtgacatggacataaaggaaaaggaaattagcaagacaatagaagacataagtggttcctgggaactatcaattggggcagaaagtgggatgtcatgaatggagatgagagggataaggaaatgaatgaagacaatgggctgaatagaaaaatgaaaatgtgtggtaaaaataaaaactacaaaaacataatacatgatgatggaagtaaaggaaataaaaactaaaataataaccAGGTAGAACTCAGTCAGGATCTCACTCAATACTATCGTCGCATACGTCTACGGGAGTTTTTCCTTGATGAGCCAGCATCTGAACCTGAGCCTTTTCGCAAGAAAAGCAGTTGGGTCCCTCCCAAGAACAGGGTTCCAGCCATGGAGACATACGTGCAGGTTGTTAGTTCCCAAGTTAACAATTCTGCCAATTCTTCCCACAGGACACATGACAGCTTACCCCGTGAGGAACGGCAGGCACTCAAGTCTCTCAGAACCAGGACTGACATCATCATCAAGCCTGCTGATAAAGGATCTGCTGTGGTTGTCATGGATCGCCAAAAGTACATCGATGAGACCATGAAGCACCTCAACAATCGTACTAACTATGCTCTTGTTGATTCTGATCCTACTGACTCTGTCTCTCAACAGATACAGACCACCCTGGATGACATGCATGCTCGTGATGAATTAACCGACACAGCCCATGCATTTCTTTCTCCTACAGATTCTAAAGCTGCTCGATTTTATCTCCTCCCAAGATCCACAAGCCCGGGAATCCTGGTCGACCCATTGTATCCGGTAATGGTTCCCCACTGAGAACATATCTCTCTACGTTGACCACTTCATTAAACCCCTTGTTTCACAGACTCTGTCATACATACACGACACCCCGGACTTTCTCAGGAAGCTTGAAGCCATCACGGACCAGATCCCCAGCACTGCCATCATTGTCACTTGTGATGTGTCATCCCTGTATACTAATATCCCATTCAGTGAAGGAATTGCAGCTACCTGTGAAGCGCTGTCTAGAAGTGACCACACCAGTCCCCCCATTGATGATCTGAAGACTCTCATGAATCATGTACTAACTAAGAACAATTTCACCTTCATGGGAGAACACTATTTACAGGTATTTGGGACATCGATGGGGACCCGCATGGCACCGTCGTTCGCCTGCCTCTTCATGTCTAGGCTTGAAGAGCAGATGTTGGATGCTGCCCCTTGTCGTCCATGGATTTGGTGGAGGTACATTGACGATGTGTTTTTCATCTGGACCAGAGAAGAAGACAGTCTTCACACTTTCCTTGACCATGTCAATTCCTTCCACAGAACTATTAAATTCACATCTGAACTTTCTCACCACCAGGTCAACTTCTTGGATGTCACCATCAGAAAGGAAAATGACTCCCTTATCACAGATCTCTACACCAAGCCCACAGACAGTCACCAGTATCTACACTCTTCCAGTTGCCATCCCCAACATTGCAAAAGTGGTATAGCATACAGCCAAGCTCTCCGCCTCCGCCGCATTTGTACTAATGATTCTGACTTTTCACAGCATGCTAGGGACCTCAAGAGGAACCTTACAACTAGGGGACACAGCGCACACAAAGTGCAGCAGGCCATCAACAAGGTCAAATctcttcccaggtcagatgtactgaagcagaagcccagaagccaagacaccaataccagagtccctcttgtggtcacttttcatcctaacctccctcctctccgcagcatcactaatgacaatcaccatatacttcaaacctcagatcggctacaacgGGCGGTTCCCGATAACCCCATCCTGGCCTACAGACGTCCCCGCAATCTTACAGATCTTCTTGTGAGAGCTGAAgtcccccctctttctgatactATTCCTTCCACACAACAGGGTACTGTCACATGTGATTCCAGGTGTGTTGTTTGCAAGGACCATATCCAAGAAGGGATTCTGTCAccagtaattccaacaattcctcccacaggatcaggggcaacatcacctgcaccacatctaatgtagtgtatctcatttcttgcagagtttgtggtatacagtatgtgggagaaacCAAGAATGCACTTAAGAAGCGGTTTTATGGACACCGGTCCACAGTCAACaccaagaagcttgacaccccGGTTGGTGATCactttaacctccccaaccaTTCTATCTCCGACATGATCCTTCAGGGGACTGAGTCTTTAGGTAACCGTCCTgacaccgtccgtgccagcagggagaaattctggatgaagcgcctacgtaccatccag
Proteins encoded:
- the LOC140160085 gene encoding LOW QUALITY PROTEIN: uncharacterized protein (The sequence of the model RefSeq protein was modified relative to this genomic sequence to represent the inferred CDS: inserted 2 bases in 2 codons), with amino-acid sequence MDRQKYIDETMKHLNNRTNYALVDSDPTDSVSQQIQTTLDDMHARDELTDTAHAFLSPTDSKAARFYLXPKIHKPGNPGRPIVSGNGXPTENISLYVDHFIKPLVSQTLSYIHDTPDFLRKLEAITDQIPSTAIIVTCDVSSLYTNIPFSEGIAATCEALSRSDHTSPPIDDLKTLMNHVLTKNNFTFMGEHYLQVFGTSMGTRMAPSFACLFMSRLEEQMLDAAPCRPWIWWRYIDDVFFIWTREEDSLHTFLDHVNSFHRTIKFTSELSHHQVNFLDVTIRKENDSLITDLYTKPTDSHQYLHSSSCHPQHCKSGIAYSQALRLRRICTNDSDFSQHARDLKRNLTTRGHSAHKVQQAINKVKSLPRSDVLKQKPRSQDTNTRVPLVVTFHPNLPPLRSITNDNHHILQTSDRLQRAVPDNPILAYRRPRNLTDLLVRAEVPPLSDTIPSTQQGTVTCDSRLHGCNYEI